cgaagtcataattttggtacaACACTAAAGGACACTATACAGACCCTTTAGCTCACATGCTGTACTCACCTCAGCACATAAAATAGTGATAGCTCACCTGGTCACAGATGTGAAGAGCAAAAACAACAGCCAAAAAGCCAGTGGATGGTTGGAGGCCTTGTTTTTTTAGCCAGGCCTCATGGACATACTGCATGAAACTGGGGTTGAAAACCATCACCTGAGAGACCAGGAAAGCATCAACGTTATTTGAGTCATGTTAGACCCTTCACGTATCAATTTAAACCAAATAGTTCACATAGGTTATTCCCAGGTTGTAGCAATTGAGAGACTACAAACTACAAGGCTGATGTAGTAAAATGAATAACATAGAACTGTGacaacaaaatgaaagaaaggaaCTAAAACGTAACATGTTTCTTTGTAACCTTTGTAACCACATAAAACACGGAAGTTATTCTCAAATAACATATCGGTATTATGTTTTGTACTTTTAGGGGCCCTACAATCTGTGAATCATAAAGGGATGCAATTATGTAAGGAGGAATAGGCTAATTACCAATAACAATGTGCTAATCTATACTAATGACTTGATATCTCATCACCACTCAAAATGTTCAagtatgcagatgacaccaccATCATTGGCCCCATAAATGATAATGATGAGTCTCAATACCGCAAAGAGTTCAACTGGGCTGTAGACTGGTGCGGCACAACAAGCTCCATCTCAATGCCTTAAAAACTAATGAAATAGTTGTGGATTTGAGGAGAAGGCCTAACACCATTGCCCCAGTTATTATATGTGACCAGTCCATAGCCTTGACAGACTCCTTTAAATTCCTTGGCTTATACATCAGCAACAATTTGTGTGAAATTAACACCACTCACATCATCAAGAAGGCTCAACAAGCCCCAgcagtggcgcgactggctgggtacctgcaccgtacgccggtgacctgggttcgattcccgccccgtggtcctttccggatcccaccctgactctctctcccagtcacttcctgtcaatctccactatcctatcctatctgattaaaggcataaaaagcccaaacaaATGTACTTTAAACAAGAAGGCTCAACAAAGACTTCCTTAGGAAACTTAATAAGGGTTAATGTGAGCAAACATCTGTTGGTGCATTTCTACAAAGCCATCGTAGAGAGCATCATCACATCATCCATCACTGTCTGATATGGGAGTTCAGATTTGCACACCAAAAAGGAAAGCCCGTTGAGACATAGTTGGGTGTGACCTACCTACAGGccatgctatgtaggctactcagATCGCACCTTAAACCGTGCTTCCGGAATCATCAAAGATTCTTCTTACCCAAACCATCACCAGTCAACAATAAGACACTTGAACACAACTAAacagattttgttttgttttgttattaaaTCCTGTAACAAAAATACCACCAACATTGTGGTGTGGCAAtaaaaagtatctatctatagatctatctatctatctatctatctaatatttATCTTCTGATTACTGTAGTCTCTCTTTTATCCTTCCTTCACTGTGTTTGTATTACCCTTCTCATTAAATTTGATGTGGAAGGGACAAGTCATAGTCAACACAATGTATggaaatgtgagtgtgtgtatgtctgattgGAGTTCCATGAACTATGAAAGGCATTTTAAAACATGCTGATGTATGGAACACAATGTATGGAAATGTGAGTGCATTGAGCTATGGAAGGATGCCATGATGCGTTCTTCCGCAGGAAAATGTTTCGTCCAATTTTTTGTAACGTGGTGCAACAATGCATTTCATACCACGTATGTCTGATGGGAGTTCCTCATCCGTGTAGTTTGCGAAAACTATGAAAGGCACTTCAAAACATGCCTTGTCAACTGTGTTCACATAGCTTGCGTAGACTATGAATCAGGCCTAACATTTGTTAAGTCATCTTGATTTCAACCAACAAGGAATATATTGTGGAAATAATGGTGGAAATGAAGATTAATCATAACTCACCATGCTTGTATTTGCTTTTATTGTTGACTTCACGCGTGTGTATGTACTAGGGgatataagcaaatgagattaTCGCTCACATGTTATGTTCAATTTATCACTTTCAGTAAATTGTCGACATACAGTACTTTAATGATGTGTCTTAATGTAATCCTGCATGTTATTTAAGGCCTCCACAAAATACAAACTTTGGACAACAATAAACTGCATGGAGACATTTTCATGTGTTTCAGAAATTGCGCTTCTTTGTGGGACACATAGAGCACATAAAGTACATTGTTACATATGTCCATGTTGTAGTAAAATAAAGTgcaaatataataaataataattttgcCAGAACTTCTTACTGTCTGACACGGTGTGTGGTGAAGACATTTAACAGCCATTCCAGATCCAGGGGCTTGAAAGCAACTAGCACCAGGTGAGTAGAGTTGTCGACATCAACAGCACTTTCAGGATAAATGATGCGATGTGTAGTTTTTGATCCCACATCCTGCTCGAAGCCTTTGGTAGGACCTTTATTTATCCTACATGTACAATGATATGTGAAGAGAATTCGAGAGGAAAAGCTTTTTtcttagggttagggttaaagaAGTTGGACACAGTCATGActtattaactcattgaatgccaagctgttttcgggagctttgtcctagagtgccagcaatctagaccattgttgatgatttttgtacagccacagcatattctgtgttatagctatgaacacatacaatggctcgtttaaaaggtgagactttaagctctcggtgggtgcaaaccgtgtatttctacacgcctctgttcctgagaaatcccaagctaaacagtggctagttttcatcaaaatcgctgttttttttctagaaatggagatataacgtctttcatgaaatatgaagtgttgcctgttacttacttgtgtaaactttcccgggaagtgatcagcgagacctggcgagactgccacatagtgatagacccacgaaaatggcctggttttgacatgacgtgcatgcgtcactgatgcTATACACTAATGCTGTCCAGATGTCCAGATTGTccaaatgtccagattgtgcgttttcatgagttttcgatcgtcatatatttcatttccattcatcacagagttcccaaaatcacatataaggtgtgttagagtgtctagtttcgtatttttttaaaaaagagctaaaaacgtaatattacgtttttgccactcaacgcatggcactcaatgagttaaaagaCAGCTGATGGGAAATAAACAGACCTCTTATGAGCCATAATCGGCTACTTGGCTATTTATATCATTCCACTCACTCACATTGATGTCATTCACTCACTTTAAGACATTACTCTAATTTTAATGAGGCACAATATGGCAAATAACGAGCTAAGTTCAGCACACATGGACTAAAGCTAATGGGCAGTGGAATTGATTTAATAGAAAGTCATGATTCATGAAATCTGATCAAAACTAAATATCAGCATTCTGTAAAGACAAAACTGTTTGTTTGACACTGATCTGATACACCTGCTCAGTTAGGCCCGTTTCACACTGGGAACGTGGCGCAAATGTCGCTTGTCTGTTGCGTGTCAGTTGCGTGCCGGCTGCGTGGCGTTTTCTACATGTATGTCTTTGCTTACCAGACGCGTGTCTGATGCAGCGATGCCGCGGCCTCTCTGCCAATTAAACcgtctctttttctcacatcattttttttcttcactgttTTAAATGGAAGCGCTTCCAACACGCTTGCGTGGCATGTAAAAAATTGGCGTGAGTCCTATTCCTGGCATGCACGCATTTTCGGCGCGGCTCGAGCCGCGTCTGAGACGTGCATGTCACGCAGGCGGTGTGCAAGGTCTAACCTGTTAACACGGGAGCCGAAGTAAAAACGGACACGCTCACGCAGCTGACACGCTCACGCCACGCACCCGGTGTGAAACGGGCCTTATGATGCTACCatcactcccccacacacacatacacaccccacccccttctttacCTGATGACAAAATCACTGGCATCGATCAGACGTCCGTAGTGAGACTTCTTCAGATTCCCAGAGTTGCCCACCACAGAGCACACCCTGCAGCGGTCGGGACTTGTATCCCTATAATACTCCTTGTCAGGAATGATTTGGAACAACTTTTCCACAACCTCTCCGTAGTTGGGCTGTCCTTTACGAGGCTGTAACCGCTGTCAAAAagacatacattacattacattacatttagcagacacttcttgaccgaagtgacttgcatatgtcagctatattacaagggattacattgtccccggagcaacttggggttaagtgccttgctcaagggcacaacggtggaagccgggaattgaacccacaactttcaggctactgcacgctagcccagctccttagccactacactaccaccgccctacacAACATCCTAAACCATGACATCTACAAGTTTCCAATTCATTCATCATTAACATCCTTTTAATTGAGATGTTTAAACCTTGAATCAGAGGAACCAGGATCCACATGAAAGTTACGAGGGGAAAACCAATGATTCATTTTTGAGGACGTTCCAAGACTTCATGTATGCCttcccattcacttgaatagggaAATAGCTGCCCGATAACTGCCCAAAATGTGTTGCAGGATGACTGCCAAGTGGGGAACTTGCCTAAATGGACTTTTGGACCTATAAGGATTAACCAACATCTCCGGTCGCACAACTAACATCACATGGTCTAAACAGCCTCAGTGATTGGTTTCAGGGGACATAACAGCAACAGGCCTGACAAACCTGCTTTGCATAGTTCACCTCACCATTATGCAAAATGTGAAAGATTTTTGGGATAGGCTGGGCAAATTTGGAAATGTCACATATGTACCTTCCATATAATTATTAGTCTGATTATAGTCTGTGGGCAGTGGGACTGGGGGAAAGCTTCCATCACAAgaggcctcatgtacaaagacttGGTGTGGAATTCATACTAAAACCTGGAAAGtaacgtacgcacaaaaaaagtAGGTGACATGGTTTGCACAACAGGATTTGAAGGGCATTTCAACCATCAAAAATTAACTGCATAAATAATAGAAAAAGGCGACGTCATGGTtgaaaaaaacatgttaaaGTGCCCGCAAAAGTGTCCTATTCGCTGGCTTTTACATGACTACTATAAAGTACTCTAAAATGAGTCCTCTAAAGTGCCGCTTCAAACAATATGTTTAAAGAACATGTCTTAACactttgagtgccaaaaacgcaaTATTGCATGCATTGAGCGCAATATTTAGATATAACATTTAGATATAAATTTAAGATTTAGATTTAGATGAAACATTTAGATTTAACGTTTAGATATAAATTTAAGATTTAGATTTAGATAACATTTAGATTTTAACCCTTTAAAGAAATAAGttggatttttacatcaaaatttcaaaaggccatggcttacaagtggtcagagataaagtccttctgtaaatgtgaaaatcattgaaCAAAGGTTTATGAAGGAGGTAAatttactcatctaatttgcatattatgacgtcactggatgataaccaccgtgaattatgcacatttcagtaaatactagatgttgaacatatttgagcagttttactttctttttttgtcatttcacccacataacaaatgaacaggaaaacagtcacatgtaaacctacaatagtaaactattactataatcaCAAACCATATGCTACaagggtgcgtttcccaaaagcatcgtTGCTAACTATGTTGAAACTATGGAAGTACGACacaactgtttcccaaaacgatagtttgaactatggtggtggaacttacatagtatgatgcatcgttacactacgttagtgtttcccaaaaccatagtagcaactaacgttcgcaaccactatcgtaaagttgtgtagttacagctacacctctcgacctgtagtAAGTAGTACTATAAGAAGTATAGTTGCTGGAGACGACGTAACTCTGATGACGCAGCGGACAGATGGAGGAGAGGTAGCCATTAAACGATCCCATAACATTGCGATTGTAGCAGGATACACCCCCCTCTGGTGGTGTTTTCCTAATATTATCCGTTGAATGGACAGGTGGGTAATTATAGGCCTAGTGCTATTAAAGGAAGTCAGCCCTCCTGATTGTATGTCTTCCACCTTTCCCTGGAGGAGGGACTTCCTGGTCAGTGTTGTTGGACGTGGGTCCCGTGTGTGTACCATTACTGGTATTTCTATCTCTTCCTTTGCCCGATTAGCTATCCTGATCCCTCTGTTTTATTTAGCTTGTCGTGAGCAGTGTTAGCCGCACAGGCGTTATCTCGCCATCGGTAGTGGGAGACGGAACCATCAGCAATCGGTACGTAAACGTAAAGTTTGTATTGTGTCTATTTTTAGAACAAACAATATTGTAACTGTAGCTTTTACTACATCTACAGATTGGCAGAAGCATCGGCGGTGTTCGTGGCGCTGGACTTTGGCCTGTTTCCGCAACCGATGAGTTTGCTGCTTTGTCTccactgtttgtttatttaatttatgtAGATTTACCTTCCGAGGGGGCCTGTCAGTCTGACGACCATTCGCCGCCTCTTCATCTGTATCTCCTCACAGTGCATGACCGGGCTTGTGTTTGTAACGTTGGGTTCTCGGCTCTGTTAATAGCCTAACTATTATCGTGTTGCATGATCTGTGCATGTCTATGCATGTATGCATCTGGAGTGTTAACTGGGCCCTGGTTAGTGCAAGTCCTGTGTGCgtttatgttggtgtgtgtgtgtgtgtgtgtgtactggtgcaTGCTGGTGTATGTGGGGTTAGCCAGCCTGTATGTacgctggtgtgtggtgaatgCGCTTGTCTGTGttagtgggtgtgtatgtgcgtgcatgctaaTTTACTTCTCTTCTCAGTGACCCGGGTTGTTCACCTAGCCCAGTATATCGTGCTGCGAAGAGGGGAGATATTGTCGGCCGCCCTATTTAAGCTAAGTCCTGTTCTGATACACCAAAACCACTAAAACAGTGTACCTGTTCTGTAAGCTGTGCATTGTGGACTCTTGagtaatatctctctctctctctctctctctctctctctctctctctctctctctctctctctctctctctctctctctctctctctctctctctctctctctctctctcgacagCAGCTGTGAGCCCAAGTGGTTGCGTGGTGGTCCCAAGGTGGTTGTTTTGGGATTGTGTGCATACATTTTGCTGTGTATCAATTCTTGTGTGTAATAAAATATTGGTATTTTTGGACTCACGTCTCTGGTTTGCTTCGTGGTCACGAACCTGTGTTGCCTAGTAGAGCTTTAGGTGGTTATTAAAACCCCTTCACTACTAGACCTAAAATTGGTAGAATATTCCTGTGGTGTAAGTCCTCAGGTGGCGTAGTCGGGTATAAACTATTGCTATCTCACCTCCATGCCACACTGTGAGATACAATGCCATAGCATTACTGGAGGCTACGATCGCACATTACTGGACAACATTTTGTGGTACAGTGGAAAGTTAAGTGTTGTGGAGTTAGCCTACAACAGAGCAGTCCGTGGTGAAGTATTACGGTGACCGCAATCATCTGTGTTGTTATTATTCATACATTTACATGTAACCTAATGCTAATGTATCAGCACGGATTCTTTCGAGCACCCATTACGTTATCTGGTGATAAACCTTTTGAATGCCAACGGTATTGTTATgtggtatgataagggatcagattccaaaaataattccgtggaaatgcatggattccagttgctgctactggaagaaactgaatcccttatcatacctgttcgttcgtactcgtcgctcgacttgactaaattcaagatggcattgaacggtaaaattccttaaggtactgtctgtataaatcgtcttgtaaataaactaccagtgctttttcaaagttctccatgtctcgttttaatgtcaaggccctcggaagtctaccaatgaagtatggagctactttgagcctcatggtaaatggtgtaaaacaggcATGGCTGGCATTCTTTGCATGGCTAGggcgatgcccgaggcaccgcaacgaaaaactgttggtagcattggctaactagcgccagatttctgtgtgcaggggacaagccgaggtgagctatgagacatacattcacactcggtatcatgtttcaacacactttaggtcaatatcacaccggaattctcctttaagtctctcttatgtgcaggtgtgcccgttcacgtgctactaaacgtcattaaccaccttagtccagactactgaagtttggaaactatcatggtccaaacttacaaaaTACTATGTAaatacgacagttttgggaaactgTCTTAATATATCACGGCCATGGTGCCAAGGTTcctaattcaagtccagtgcagaactgaataagaaccataaggctatgtatcttgaagttccaATAGGCTATGTGAGAAACTTGATGTGCCCCAATATCTCCTACCtcatgcagctaataaggaaacaGAATTGTTATTTAGACccggtgaacttctccccactgtggaatcaatgtcattgtggttcattgagataaTCATGGTTCATTGAGATTCATTGTcatgattcattcattcattactttTCTGTTACAGATTGACATAGAGGCAATAGGACTGATTGTCTTTGTCGGTGTCCTTTGCTCTGAGAACTTGCTGGTTAACTTAGCCTACTTTTGAACCACTTTATTCAAGATAATCTTTTGATCTCTCCATCATCCAGGCTCGTGCCATTGTTGTGAAAGATGGTTCACTTAATTCAAAACACTCGTTACAAAATATCGATATGGCCGGCGTCATCTACAGATTTCCCCCCTTTTTTGTCTAGGCCCTGAATATAAGATGACCCCACTTTTTCAGACATATTTCAAGAGAAAAGAAACCTGTTTTATATTCTGGCCAATACGATACACTGGCCACTGGCATGGATTTGTATTTGAATTGAGTAGCCTAAACAACTGCGTTTAAAACCTTCGTTTACCTAATTGCTGCACTTCTGAcacgatttggtaagagttcAATGCACCTATTTAATTTCACTCCTATAGTTACGCCCCAGCTGGAAGTTAATTGAACCTTTGCCATATACCCACTCTCAATCTCaattgagaagggtctggtcTGGTCAACGAGGCAACAGCAACAATGCAATTTTTGTGGATTTAATCTTATTGAAACCTAACTGATTTGATCTAAttgtaaaaaaaagtgtttagAATTGTAAGATGACGGGATCAAGTCATGTAATTTACCTTCCACCATTTGGATGCCTTTTCACTGAGGACACTGCTGTTGCTTGACATTAGCGGGTGAAATGAGGCATTGAAGCGCTTGGAAAACCAAGAACCCTCGTCTTCGTTTTGCTTTGGGCAACTGCCACAAGCGCAGGATGTTGTTTGGCGGTGTATGTTGGTGCTTTGCCAGTAGAGAACGATGCATAAAATTATGCTTAATGAAGTTACCGTCGCCGGTTTTCTAAGTGCACACCAGGACATTTTCTTGTGGATTTGCGATTGATTGATGGTAGCGGTAAGAGTCTGCAAAGAAAGTAAATGTTTAAATTAAACGTATTAAAAAGCAAATGTTTAAATTAAACGTATGAGCTGTTTTAATGTtgaaagggacaccaggcaacgttttcgtgttactcatcttcgtaagtcggtatatggttaaatgactcgttacagggcgaatgaagactctctcgcccgccccactgcctgtaggaagaatatcccgcttgaaagttcagtgtatcgtaccctccgaccgaagcaggatcagtttacagcacagaggcaggctaacgaaacgctagagattgttgcaaacgtgtgtataatggcagagccggcgaagaagcagcaaaaacccttgacggaagacgcaaagaaaaggaaaagagcttcagaccgagcaagggggagtttcgtagagaaaaaactgcatcaggcttgcctggtgtccctttaaagctgagtctttacaacaaacataacacaattaGGCCCTATGCAAAGTTACACCTAatctattattatcattattattattattattaggctattattaaaatatatagcctactatattggccatagcaaccatccatttacagcagtttgtcctgcaagttgagaaattagttgatatgtgtcggggGGAAAAGGTAGTTCTAAAAAAAAGTCAGTTTTAGCGATTACAACGTTTAAATTAAACATTAAACAGGAAATAACACAATGCAAGTGACAACAGTGGAATACGTGGGATattggactccacggtggtctgttaacAGAAACTTACACTGCGCTGCCGTGCACCGTGCCATTATTTTCTgttaacagaccaccgtgtcgtccattatcccttacatattggACTTATTCCATATCACAGTCTGTTCCCATCAGTCAGCCTATCAATTAGGCCCACGCTCTTGGCAACATAGCATTTCCATAATATTATATTTAGGctataatgtgtttgtgtatatacacagagagatatatagagatatatacataaacatataggtatatatatatatataggcctacagagagagagagagaaaatgtctaatgtataaatatgaatattttataGGCTACACAGAAATTTAGCTTACTTAACTGTCACTCAACCTCTTGAATTGTTCAGTTCTAGGAGCTTTACCCATCAAAATCCTTCaaatgtgaatgaatgaataaatctcACAGCTAATCCATCGAAAGTTAATTTGACTCACGTTGTTATATAGTCCTCAGTGAATTCTTGTGTCATAAGTCTCTGTGTCCCGGAGGACTGATGGAACATTTGCATGAGATAGCAGAACTGTCTTCGAGCTATGATGTAATTGActaacctgtctgaccaagtaAGAAAACCATGACAGCCAATTAGCCAAATTTTAGGGAATGCAATGCAACTAAGAATTTGAAATTACATAGGCTAGCAAACATGCATTTGATAATTTGCGCTCATTAAATCTTTGTATTACGGAGCCCGGGAGTACGGAGCCCTAGAGGTGTCATCGCAAAATGTTTTGAGAGAatgttgagagaatgtgcgctcggtttactaaatcgtgtgcacaatttattatattgtgctctcgttttactatagtgtgcgctcattttactaaattgcagtggtggacgaagtacacaaatcctgtaggcctacttgagtgaaagtagagatacacatggtcaaatgttactccagtaaaagtcctccttttacatttccacttaagtggaagtacaaaagtacttgccttcaaatgtacttaagtatcgaaagtaaaagtcctgaaatgtattatgattagttgcatttactattgttgaaatgatttggcacagacataggcattgagcctttctcctccattgaaggacaaaatcagctaataactgtatgtagaaagaactaaaaacgaactaatgtgatatcttttctttgttgaatgctttacactttcagaccaaatcaagatgttcccttttgtgtttgacagtgtcagattgtctatcatttgctcgatggcgtcaagaggctagttatggtaacatcaatattgtgaaaaggggtcaacaaggtacagtaaacGGTGgatatgacaataacataggttaggcaacaccattatttaaAGCCTACTGTAGCTTgcttaatagaaaatatacatgTAAGTACACATGTATTTGTACAGTCTTTTTTTCCCAAAAGGTACTTCAGCtgtacttcagctgtcacaaaatgtagtggagtaaaaagtaagatatttggcctcgaaatgtactggagtaaaagtaaaaagtttaacaaaattgacatactcaagtaaagtacagatacatgaaaaagcgacttaagtacagtaattgagtaaatgtactcaagtaatgtccaccactgctaaattgagctctcgttttaagcatagtaaaacgagggcacaatttattaaacgagtgcaccatttactaaaacgagggcATGATTTACTTAAACGAGGGCACGATttattaaaacgagagcacaatttgtgaacatggttatagaacattgtgtgcacgatcaacttaaacgtggccacatttgtaaaacgtgcactcaatattgtcttgacacatgtaaacatgagcacgttatagtatatttgagatctcgatctactaaaatgcacccacgaataattaaaacgtgggctcgaagaaattaaattgtgtgcacaaaaacGTAGTGTGGTGTCAAGGGGTATCCCCGGGAATGACATCGGGAGGTGTGTCGCTAGTAACGTAGGGGAAATCTCATTGATTGCAGTGCACCTGGATATATAGCCCCGTTGGTAACCTATAGGTGGGattgtgtgtttgcacaggccCCTTGTCATCTTCGTCCAGCTGAATGTTTGCCGaagttttgagtgtttgttgagGTCCAAGTTTATGCAGATCTGTGGTGCTTATCGCGAACGGTGTGAGCTACATAGCGTGAGAAGCTGAGCATCGTTTACGCCACTTTGtaacaaatacttcgttactgtacttaagtagaaatttcacgtatctgtactttacttcgctatttaaatttatgtcaactttcacttttactccactacatttcctagataaaatgtatacttttactccgttatatttccactaagcatctttgttactcgttactaaaacataaaattagaagaaatgtgaGCGACAGcataagggaggtttggcgaatcactgctcctagattgcattacgcacgctGCACGCTCTATTTCAGctcttgtttgttgctaaaggaggacgcacaactgaaacagCCATGGAAGCACAtgcacctactggaggacctcccgttatcatagacgaccaccccgacgatagtggtgaactcggtgaacagggtagtggtgaagataacgtcatacacccgtggccgtatttgcaaggaatgtttctgtacattggcagctttctgtgaagctgaacactccactacctgcctcagcggcctgtgaaaggctattcAGCATCAcaggacttgtcttcagtccatggagagtaagactgaatcaggcccggggtggggaatcgggagaattcccggtgggccgcttca
The sequence above is a segment of the Alosa sapidissima isolate fAloSap1 chromosome 2, fAloSap1.pri, whole genome shotgun sequence genome. Coding sequences within it:
- the LOC121697322 gene encoding CMP-N-acetylneuraminate-beta-galactosamide-alpha-2,3-sialyltransferase 2-like, yielding MSWCALRKPATVTSLSIILCIVLYWQSTNIHRQTTSCACGSCPKQNEDEGSWFSKRFNASFHPLMSSNSSVLSEKASKWWKRLQPRKGQPNYGEVVEKLFQIIPDKEYYRDTSPDRCRVCSVVGNSGNLKKSHYGRLIDASDFVIRINKGPTKGFEQDVGSKTTHRIIYPESAVDVDNSTHLVLVAFKPLDLEWLLNVFTTHRVRHTYTRVKSTIKANTSMVMVFNPSFMQYVHEAWLKKQGLQPSTGFLAVVFALHICDQVRVFGFGADKYGTWDHYFERIHPSFKTGAHKGTFEYDMIRELDKRHQIEMYRGW